A genomic stretch from Primulina huaijiensis isolate GDHJ02 chromosome 14, ASM1229523v2, whole genome shotgun sequence includes:
- the LOC140958017 gene encoding uncharacterized protein, producing the protein MNYLTGERLSGSVWEGERFKIFGIDFCDLLFGNALKGNIIDCYMKIVSVYNVRNGFEIFCMDTTVQDEVLGALQRLNRKRKLNDDGYRDFLSDLTNDSRGKLEQLDRKLKDRCRYLLFPINIKYHWFLLVYVIEKREFEFRNSIYTSMSLGTARSYANFLVGYMRIMFNYRMDKKVNHVFCRQQGADLNCGIYTCLWAECYARDDDEAWNYEKVCTINSFRARISATILSDDNGLFGKDI; encoded by the exons ATGAATTATCTTACGGGGGAAAGATTAAG TGGCAGCGTGTGGGAGGGAGaaagattcaaaatatttggcatTGATTTCTGTGATTTGCTTTTTGGTAATGCATTGAAAGGCAATATCATCGATTGCTATATGAAAATTGTGAGTGTGTATAATGTAAGAAATGGTTTTGAAATATTCTGCATGGATACGACAGTCCAG GATGAGGTATTGGGTGCGTTACAGAGATTGAACAGAAAACGGAAGTTGAATGATGATGGCTATCGTGATTTTTTATCAGATTTGACAAATGATTCGAGGGGAAAATTAGAACAACTAGATAGAAAGTTGAAGGATCGTTGTAGATATTTGTTGTTCCCAATTAACATTAAATATCACTGGTTCTTACTTGTATACGTAATTGAGAAGAGAGAGTTTGAATTTAGAAACTCGATATACACATCCATGTCACTTGGAACAGCAAGATCTTAT GCTAATTTCTTAGTTGGGTATATGAGGATAATGTTCAATTACAGAATGGATAAAAAGGTGAACCACGTTTTCTGCCGACAACAAGGTGCTgatttgaattgtggtatttacACATGTTTGTGGGCGGAGTGTTATGCTCGTGATGACGATGAAGCTTGGAACTATGAAAAGGTATGTACAATCAACAGTTTCAGAGCACGTATTTCTGCAACCATTCTATCTGACGATAATGGATTGTTCGGTAAAGATATATGA